From a region of the Mucilaginibacter auburnensis genome:
- a CDS encoding lipocalin family protein yields the protein MKNENKWILGLAAGVGAAGLAYALWPKNKIPKDAVVYPFDKNKYIGLWNEVARLPNVIQKNLKDVNEEYKLNKDGSIQVTTRAYHIEKNKPVEATGKMKFKGSQKVARLEVAYMLPIYLDYNVIGIDEDYKYALIAGNSLDYLWILSRDGQLPDNIKSAFLEKAAKLGFNIDKLQWMS from the coding sequence ATGAAGAATGAAAATAAATGGATACTTGGACTGGCTGCCGGAGTAGGTGCTGCCGGTTTAGCCTACGCGCTGTGGCCAAAAAATAAAATACCTAAAGACGCGGTAGTTTACCCGTTTGATAAAAATAAATATATCGGCCTGTGGAACGAAGTGGCCCGTTTGCCTAATGTGATCCAAAAAAACTTAAAGGATGTTAACGAGGAGTACAAACTCAATAAGGATGGCTCAATTCAGGTAACAACCCGCGCTTACCACATTGAAAAGAACAAGCCTGTTGAAGCTACAGGTAAAATGAAATTCAAAGGCTCACAAAAGGTTGCGCGCCTGGAAGTTGCCTACATGCTGCCTATTTATTTAGATTATAATGTAATAGGCATAGACGAAGATTATAAATACGCCCTTATTGCAGGTAATAGTTTGGATTACCTATGGATACTTTCGCGTGATGGCCAACTGCCTGACAATATTAAGTCTGCCTTTTTAGAAAAAGCCGCCAAACTTGGATTTAATATTGACAAGTTGCAATGGATGAGTTAA
- a CDS encoding efflux RND transporter periplasmic adaptor subunit: MKRYLIPMGICALLSYTSCKQKEEQKEENVKLLVTSPIEMDTTIVKEYVGQVRSIRHIELRAQERGYLQNVYVDEGQFVHKGQPLFQIMPNIYQAEAQKAAAEVNFANIEYQNTKRLADSNVVAPNELAMAKAKLARAKADLALNNVHLQFTKINAPFDGIIDKFAARPGSLLDEGDLLSTLADNSQMWVYFNVPEAEYLDYKAKAETGKPTVSLLMANQQVFDHPGVVETVEADFDNETGNIPFRATFPNPKGLLRHGETGNIRMVVPLKNAIIIPQKATFEVLDKRYVYVVDKDNKVRSRQITVGAEMEDLYAVTEGLKPSDKILLEGLKKVKEGDKISYDFEKPESVIHKLKLPTE, encoded by the coding sequence ATGAAGAGATATCTTATCCCAATGGGTATTTGTGCCCTTTTAAGCTATACAAGCTGCAAACAAAAAGAAGAACAAAAAGAAGAAAACGTTAAACTACTGGTTACCAGTCCTATTGAAATGGACACAACCATAGTTAAAGAATATGTTGGTCAGGTTCGTTCCATCCGTCACATTGAATTACGTGCGCAGGAACGTGGCTACTTACAAAACGTTTATGTTGACGAAGGTCAGTTTGTACACAAAGGCCAACCCCTATTCCAGATAATGCCTAACATTTACCAGGCTGAAGCCCAAAAAGCTGCTGCCGAGGTAAACTTTGCCAACATTGAATATCAAAACACCAAACGCCTGGCCGACAGCAACGTTGTAGCCCCTAATGAACTGGCCATGGCCAAAGCTAAACTTGCACGCGCCAAAGCAGACCTGGCTTTGAACAATGTGCATTTACAGTTCACCAAAATAAACGCGCCGTTTGACGGCATTATTGACAAGTTTGCCGCTCGTCCGGGTAGCTTACTTGACGAAGGCGATCTGCTTTCAACCCTTGCCGACAACAGCCAGATGTGGGTATATTTTAACGTACCCGAGGCTGAATACTTAGATTATAAAGCTAAAGCCGAAACAGGTAAACCAACAGTTAGCCTGTTAATGGCCAACCAGCAGGTGTTTGATCATCCCGGCGTGGTTGAAACGGTTGAGGCCGATTTTGATAATGAAACCGGTAACATCCCGTTCAGGGCTACCTTCCCTAACCCTAAAGGCCTACTTCGCCATGGCGAAACGGGTAATATACGCATGGTGGTGCCGCTTAAAAATGCCATCATTATCCCGCAGAAAGCAACTTTTGAAGTGTTGGACAAACGCTACGTGTATGTTGTTGATAAAGACAACAAAGTAAGATCTCGCCAGATAACGGTTGGTGCCGAAATGGAAGATCTGTATGCAGTTACCGAAGGCCTTAAACCAAGCGATAAAATTTTGCTTGAAGGCCTGAAAAAGGTTAAAGAAGGCGACAAGATCAGCTATGATTTTGAAAAGCCCGAAAGTGTGATACACAAGCTGAAATTACCGACTGAATAG
- the glgX gene encoding glycogen debranching protein GlgX, producing the protein MKQPVYPGGPFPLGATWDGKGVNFALYSEHATLVELCLFQHIEDELEYLKIPVTEHDNLIWHVYLPGIKPGQLYGYRVHGPYEPENGHRFNPNKLLVDPYAKALSGQVEWNDALFGYEIGHPDGDLTFSTSDSAPYVPKSVVIDPHFDWGDDRPPRVAYYNTIIYETHVKGFTKRHPDIPENLRGTYAGLAHPASIEYLKKLGITAVELMPVHYFLSDRYLRDGGRSNYWGYNTVNFFAPEPSYAAGDRINDQVKEFKNMVKELHKAGMEVILDVVYNHTGEGNRMGPTLSFRGIDNLSYYRMVEDNQRYYNDYTGTGNTLNANLPSVLRLMMDSLRYWITEMHVDGFRFDLAATLARELHEVNRLSAFFDIIHQDPVISQVKLIAEPWDIGEGGYQVGKFPPGWAEWNGKYRDDIRDYWNGTENMLSDFAGRITGSADLYEDYRRPTASINFITAHDGFTLHDLVSYNEKHNEANGEDNNDGESHNRSWNCGAEGPTDDAAINELRSRQKRNFLTTLFLSQGVPMLVAGDEMGRTQQGNNNAYCQDNEISWLDWENQDTELQEFTRQLIHLRREHAAFSRKSWFKGEPVKADGIEDIAWFLPDGNNMDDEHWQEGYAKSVAVFLNGQGLHAVNSEGNKVIDDNFYIIFNAYHDTLDYKLPESKYSADWNVLIDTSKPTFKPTDKVYQAGEVIQVEGRSVILLQHELIQNGNKRL; encoded by the coding sequence ATGAAACAACCTGTATACCCCGGCGGCCCATTTCCGCTTGGTGCAACCTGGGACGGCAAAGGCGTAAACTTTGCTCTCTATTCTGAACATGCCACGCTTGTTGAACTATGCCTATTTCAACATATTGAAGATGAGCTTGAATACCTTAAAATACCTGTAACCGAACACGACAACCTGATATGGCACGTGTACCTGCCCGGCATAAAACCTGGTCAGTTATACGGATACCGCGTACATGGCCCCTATGAGCCTGAGAACGGTCACCGCTTTAACCCGAACAAGCTACTGGTTGATCCTTATGCAAAAGCGCTATCAGGTCAGGTTGAGTGGAACGATGCCCTGTTTGGTTATGAGATAGGCCATCCAGATGGCGATCTGACCTTTAGCACTTCAGACAGCGCGCCGTATGTACCAAAATCGGTAGTTATAGATCCGCATTTTGATTGGGGAGATGACAGACCACCACGAGTAGCCTACTACAACACCATAATTTACGAAACGCATGTAAAAGGCTTCACCAAACGCCATCCGGATATTCCCGAAAATCTGCGCGGTACATATGCGGGCCTGGCGCATCCGGCAAGTATAGAATATCTTAAAAAACTGGGCATTACCGCGGTTGAATTGATGCCTGTTCACTACTTTTTAAGCGATAGGTATTTGCGTGACGGTGGCAGGTCCAACTACTGGGGATACAACACTGTTAACTTCTTTGCACCCGAGCCCAGCTATGCCGCCGGCGACAGGATAAATGACCAGGTGAAGGAATTCAAAAATATGGTGAAGGAACTGCACAAAGCAGGCATGGAGGTGATACTGGATGTGGTTTATAACCATACCGGAGAGGGCAACCGCATGGGACCTACCCTATCTTTCAGAGGGATTGATAACCTGTCATACTACCGCATGGTTGAAGATAACCAAAGATACTATAATGACTACACAGGCACCGGTAATACCCTTAACGCCAACCTGCCAAGCGTATTACGTTTGATGATGGACAGCCTGCGCTACTGGATCACCGAAATGCATGTGGATGGTTTCAGATTTGACCTGGCCGCTACGTTGGCGCGCGAACTGCATGAGGTTAACCGCCTCAGCGCCTTTTTTGATATTATTCACCAGGACCCGGTTATTTCTCAGGTTAAGCTGATAGCCGAGCCATGGGATATCGGCGAGGGTGGCTATCAGGTGGGTAAGTTTCCACCGGGATGGGCCGAGTGGAACGGCAAATACCGCGATGATATACGCGACTACTGGAACGGAACCGAAAATATGCTAAGTGACTTTGCCGGCCGTATAACCGGTAGCGCCGATTTGTATGAGGACTACCGCCGCCCTACTGCCAGCATAAACTTCATTACTGCGCATGATGGCTTCACACTGCACGACTTGGTATCGTACAACGAAAAGCACAACGAAGCTAACGGTGAAGACAACAATGATGGTGAAAGCCACAACCGATCTTGGAACTGCGGCGCCGAAGGCCCTACTGATGATGCCGCAATTAACGAGCTACGGTCGAGGCAGAAACGTAATTTTCTAACTACACTATTCTTATCGCAAGGGGTACCAATGCTGGTGGCCGGAGATGAGATGGGCCGCACACAACAAGGTAACAACAACGCTTATTGCCAGGACAATGAGATCTCATGGTTGGATTGGGAAAATCAAGATACGGAGCTGCAGGAGTTTACTCGTCAGCTCATTCATCTACGCCGCGAACATGCCGCTTTCTCCAGAAAGAGTTGGTTTAAAGGCGAACCGGTAAAAGCAGACGGCATTGAGGATATAGCATGGTTTTTACCCGACGGCAATAACATGGACGATGAGCACTGGCAGGAAGGTTACGCCAAATCTGTAGCCGTGTTTTTAAATGGGCAGGGTTTACACGCAGTTAATTCCGAAGGCAATAAGGTAATTGATGATAATTTCTACATCATCTTCAACGCATACCATGACACATTAGATTACAAGCTACCTGAGTCAAAATACTCAGCAGACTGGAACGTATTGATAGACACCAGCAAGCCCACATTCAAACCGACAGATAAAGTTTACCAGGCCGGAGAAGTAATACAGGTAGAGGGCCGGTCGGTAATTTTATTACAACACGAGTTAATACAAAATGGAAATAAACGTTTATAA
- a CDS encoding aspartate kinase, which translates to MLTVEKIGGTSMSALETVINNIILFNRTGNELFNRVFVVSAFSGVTNVLLENKKTKAPGVYQKLANGEDYKTELTAVAAQLKELNKQYESLGLDLAAADAEVDRQIQTALTYLEGAVTMLASGYLNEGILLASREILASIGESHSAYVLSAILQQKGINAVLLDLAGLTDARALTISERIKDAFSKIDLSTCLVIATGYAKGTEGIMREFDRGYSEVTFSKIAEILLPQEAIIHKEYHLSTADPGLVGLENVRPVGHTNYDIADQLADVGMEAIHPKAAKPLEMAGIHLRIKNTFEPEHPGTLITKDYVSNIKRVEVITGTDKQLLVDIYDPLMTGNVGSDLKIMKAFYNHGISYTYKVTSANSISIIIWEADLKQELIDELQANFERVTTEPVAMVCLIGSNMDQPGLLAKSAAALAKADINILSAGVAKGKVNIQFVVAKEQFKPAIIALNREVG; encoded by the coding sequence ATGCTAACGGTAGAGAAAATTGGCGGCACCTCTATGAGTGCCCTTGAAACAGTTATAAATAACATCATATTATTTAACAGAACCGGCAACGAACTATTTAACCGTGTGTTTGTGGTATCGGCTTTTTCGGGTGTTACTAACGTTTTGTTGGAGAACAAAAAAACCAAGGCTCCCGGTGTTTATCAAAAACTGGCCAACGGAGAAGATTATAAAACCGAACTTACCGCTGTTGCCGCTCAGCTTAAAGAGCTTAACAAACAATATGAGTCGCTGGGCTTAGACCTTGCTGCTGCTGATGCAGAGGTTGACCGCCAAATACAAACCGCCCTTACTTACCTGGAAGGCGCCGTTACCATGCTGGCTTCGGGATATTTGAATGAAGGTATTTTGCTGGCTTCAAGAGAGATATTGGCTTCTATAGGCGAGAGCCATTCGGCTTATGTGCTATCTGCCATCCTTCAACAAAAAGGAATAAACGCTGTGTTGCTTGATCTGGCCGGCTTGACAGATGCGCGTGCCTTAACCATTAGCGAGCGTATTAAAGATGCCTTTTCAAAAATAGATCTGAGTACTTGCCTGGTTATTGCTACCGGCTACGCAAAAGGTACAGAGGGTATTATGCGTGAATTTGACCGTGGCTACTCTGAAGTTACCTTCAGTAAAATTGCGGAGATATTGTTGCCTCAGGAGGCTATCATCCATAAAGAATACCACCTTTCAACCGCCGACCCGGGTTTGGTAGGCCTTGAAAATGTGCGTCCTGTTGGCCATACCAATTATGATATTGCCGACCAGCTTGCCGACGTAGGTATGGAAGCCATTCACCCTAAGGCTGCTAAACCTTTGGAGATGGCGGGTATACACCTCCGCATAAAAAACACTTTTGAGCCGGAACACCCAGGTACCTTGATCACTAAAGATTATGTATCTAACATAAAAAGGGTAGAGGTGATAACCGGTACTGATAAACAATTACTTGTTGATATTTACGACCCATTAATGACCGGCAACGTAGGTAGCGACCTTAAAATAATGAAGGCCTTTTATAACCATGGCATTAGCTATACTTATAAAGTTACCAGCGCTAACAGCATCAGCATTATTATTTGGGAGGCCGACCTTAAACAGGAATTGATAGACGAACTGCAAGCTAACTTTGAGCGCGTAACTACTGAGCCTGTTGCTATGGTATGTTTAATTGGCAGCAATATGGATCAGCCGGGTTTGTTGGCCAAGAGTGCCGCTGCATTGGCTAAGGCCGATATTAACATATTAAGCGCGGGAGTTGCAAAGGGCAAGGTTAACATACAGTTTGTGGTAGCTAAAGAACAGTTTAAACCGGCCATTATTGCACTTAACCGCGAGGTTGGATAA
- a CDS encoding TolC family protein: protein MYNIKKEYIAVAFLLSAFTACKVPTLVSKTENKAVPAGYLTASQDTTNTGKMNWRQYFTDPYLKDLIDTAIKNNQELNITLQEIEIARNEVRARKGEYLPFVGVRAGAGFDKPGRYTNMGALEANTEIRPGEERPEPLPDYLLAIQANWEVDIWKKLHTAKKAALNRYLSSIEGRNFVITNLVAEVANSYYELLALDNQLLIVNQNIELQTNALKVVKLQMEATRVTMLAVRKFEAEVLNTQSLQYGIKQRIRETENRINFLLARYPQPIQRDDQTFNTIVPQSIMAGIPSQLLINRPDVRQAELDLAASKLDITVAKANFYPRLDINAAVGYNAFNPKFLFNPSSILYSLAGDLMAPVVNRNAIKANYATANAKQIQAVYTYERTVLNAYIEVVNQLSNIDNLGKAYDTKSKEVQKLTESINISNNLFRSARADYMEVLLTQRDALESKFDLIETKMKQMNAVIGIYHALGGGWN from the coding sequence ATGTATAATATCAAAAAAGAATATATAGCGGTCGCGTTTTTGCTATCAGCGTTTACGGCATGTAAAGTGCCGACGCTGGTAAGCAAAACAGAAAACAAGGCGGTACCTGCGGGCTATCTTACAGCATCGCAGGACACCACCAACACAGGTAAGATGAATTGGCGGCAATACTTTACCGACCCTTACCTTAAAGACCTGATTGATACCGCCATTAAAAACAATCAGGAATTAAATATAACGCTACAGGAGATAGAGATTGCCCGCAATGAGGTAAGAGCCCGCAAGGGTGAATATTTGCCATTTGTTGGTGTGCGCGCCGGTGCAGGTTTTGACAAGCCCGGCCGCTACACTAATATGGGCGCTTTAGAAGCTAATACCGAGATAAGACCAGGAGAAGAGCGCCCTGAACCCCTACCCGACTACCTGTTAGCTATACAGGCCAATTGGGAAGTGGACATTTGGAAAAAGCTGCATACTGCTAAAAAGGCGGCGTTAAACAGATACCTGTCATCTATTGAAGGACGTAATTTTGTTATTACTAACCTGGTGGCTGAAGTGGCTAACTCTTATTATGAGTTGCTTGCTTTAGATAACCAACTGCTGATAGTTAACCAGAACATTGAGCTGCAAACCAATGCGCTTAAAGTGGTTAAGCTGCAAATGGAAGCAACCAGGGTAACCATGCTGGCAGTACGTAAGTTTGAGGCAGAGGTGCTGAATACGCAAAGTTTGCAATACGGCATAAAACAACGCATACGCGAGACAGAGAACCGCATTAACTTCTTGCTGGCGCGATATCCTCAACCTATACAGCGTGACGACCAAACTTTCAATACCATTGTACCGCAAAGTATTATGGCGGGTATACCATCACAATTACTCATTAACCGTCCGGATGTGCGCCAGGCCGAGTTAGATCTTGCTGCATCTAAGCTGGATATCACAGTTGCTAAGGCCAACTTCTATCCAAGGTTAGATATAAACGCTGCGGTAGGTTATAACGCATTTAATCCAAAGTTCTTGTTCAATCCTTCGTCAATATTGTACTCTTTGGCGGGCGATCTGATGGCTCCGGTGGTTAACAGAAATGCAATAAAAGCCAACTATGCCACAGCTAATGCTAAGCAGATACAGGCCGTTTATACCTATGAGCGTACGGTTCTGAATGCTTATATAGAGGTGGTTAATCAGCTTTCAAACATTGATAACCTGGGCAAGGCTTATGATACCAAATCGAAGGAAGTGCAAAAGCTTACCGAGTCGATCAATATCTCTAACAACCTGTTCCGCTCGGCAAGGGCAGATTATATGGAGGTGTTGTTAACTCAACGTGATGCACTCGAATCAAAATTTGATCTGATTGAAACCAAAATGAAACAAATGAACGCAGTCATCGGCATTTACCATGCCCTGGGGGGTGGCTGGAATTGA
- a CDS encoding efflux RND transporter permease subunit, with protein sequence MFNIFMKRPVFAIVLSISIVLMGILAITSLPVSQFPSIAPPMVVVNVAYPGASANVLVESVLIPMEKAINGAPGMKYMTSDATSAGEATIQVVFDLGVDPNAAVVNVKNRIEQVTSRLPPLVQREGLVISYTSPNMLMYVNLYSEDKNANENFLYNFANVNIIPELSRLKGVGSAKILGSRQYAMRIWLKPDRMRAYNVSTDEVMEALAQQSIIGSPGRLGQSTGKKSQSLEYVLTYEGRYNKPEQYQNVIIRAKPDGEILHLKDVADVEFGSEFYDIYSNLDGHPSAAITLKQTYGSNASDVIKEVKAKLDEIQKESFPAGMKYQISYDVSNFLDASIEKVIHTLAEAFILVAIVVFIFLGDWRSTLIPTLAVPVSLIGTFIFMQLFGLTINLITLFALVLAIGIVVDNAIVVVEAVHTKMAEKHLSPYLATKEVLHEIAGAIIAITLLMTAVFVPVAFMSGPVGIFYRQFSITMATSIVISGFVALTLTPVLCAMILKNTHGQPKSKNPINRLIDGFNNWFERVTGTYTKFLVKIVDRKMVTWGILIAFCAGIWLTSQTLPTGFIPSEDQGQIYAIIQTPPGSTLERTNDIARQLQEIAEHVEGIQSVSALAGYEILTEGRGSNAGTCLINLKAWNDRKLTAVQIIEELEEKAKEIPGATIEFFQPPAVPGYGAAGGFSLRLLDKTNTGNYKELGKVNDDFMAALRKRKELTGLFTFFASNYPQYELIVDNKAAMQKGVSIEKAMDNLSILIGSTYELGFIRFGTFFKVYVQASPEYRQLPDDVLKLYVKNNRDEMVPYSSFMKIKKTQGLNEITRFNMYPSSAINGAPAAGYSSGEAIAAIQEVAEKTLPRGYGIDWIGLSKDEATRGNEALYIFLIVLVFVYLVLAAQYESFLLPFAVVLSLPVGIFGAFILIKMMGLSNDIYAQVGLVMLVGLLGKNAVLIVEFAVQRRQHGATLVDAAIEGAKTRFRPILMTSFAFIAGLIPLLFSTGPGAIGNRTIGSSSAGGMLLGTVFGVIIIPGLFYIFAKLADGKKMINDEDEVPLTEEIDHNV encoded by the coding sequence ATGTTTAACATATTTATGAAAAGGCCGGTGTTCGCTATCGTCTTATCGATATCGATCGTCCTGATGGGAATACTGGCCATCACATCACTGCCCGTTTCGCAGTTCCCTTCCATAGCGCCGCCTATGGTTGTGGTGAACGTTGCGTATCCGGGTGCAAGCGCCAATGTACTGGTTGAGTCGGTTTTAATACCGATGGAAAAAGCCATCAACGGTGCCCCCGGAATGAAATATATGACCTCTGACGCTACCAGCGCCGGTGAGGCCACCATACAAGTAGTTTTTGACTTAGGTGTTGACCCCAACGCCGCGGTTGTAAACGTAAAAAACCGTATTGAACAGGTAACCAGCAGGCTCCCGCCGCTTGTACAGCGCGAGGGTTTGGTTATCAGCTATACCTCGCCTAACATGCTTATGTATGTTAACCTTTACAGCGAGGACAAAAATGCTAATGAGAACTTCCTTTACAACTTTGCCAACGTTAACATTATACCGGAACTAAGCAGGTTGAAAGGTGTAGGTAGCGCTAAGATATTGGGTAGCCGTCAGTACGCTATGCGTATTTGGCTTAAACCCGACAGGATGCGCGCCTATAACGTATCAACAGACGAGGTAATGGAAGCGCTGGCCCAGCAAAGCATCATCGGTTCGCCGGGAAGGCTGGGGCAAAGTACAGGTAAAAAATCACAATCGCTGGAGTATGTATTAACTTACGAAGGCCGTTACAATAAGCCCGAACAATATCAGAATGTTATTATCAGGGCCAAGCCTGATGGAGAGATCCTCCACCTGAAAGATGTTGCTGACGTGGAGTTTGGCAGCGAGTTTTATGACATCTACTCCAACCTTGACGGTCACCCGTCTGCGGCTATCACCCTTAAACAAACCTACGGCAGTAATGCCAGCGATGTAATTAAAGAGGTAAAGGCAAAACTGGATGAAATTCAAAAAGAATCTTTCCCTGCCGGGATGAAATACCAGATCAGTTATGACGTATCCAACTTCCTTGATGCATCTATTGAGAAGGTAATCCACACGCTTGCCGAAGCCTTTATACTGGTGGCTATTGTGGTATTTATCTTCCTTGGCGACTGGCGCTCCACGCTGATCCCAACCCTTGCGGTACCGGTTTCATTGATAGGTACTTTCATTTTCATGCAGCTTTTCGGGCTTACCATTAACCTGATAACGCTGTTTGCATTGGTGCTGGCTATTGGTATTGTGGTAGATAATGCCATCGTAGTTGTCGAGGCGGTACACACCAAAATGGCCGAGAAGCATTTGAGTCCGTATTTGGCTACTAAAGAGGTACTGCACGAGATAGCCGGAGCTATTATAGCCATTACGTTGTTAATGACGGCAGTGTTCGTGCCGGTGGCGTTCATGTCGGGTCCGGTAGGTATCTTTTACAGGCAGTTCTCTATTACCATGGCAACGTCCATTGTAATATCGGGCTTTGTGGCTTTAACGCTTACACCGGTGCTTTGCGCCATGATATTAAAAAACACCCATGGCCAGCCAAAAAGCAAAAACCCGATAAACAGATTAATAGACGGATTTAACAACTGGTTTGAACGCGTTACCGGTACCTATACCAAGTTTCTGGTTAAAATAGTTGACCGTAAAATGGTTACCTGGGGTATTTTAATAGCATTTTGCGCGGGTATATGGTTAACATCGCAAACCTTACCAACAGGCTTTATCCCAAGTGAGGATCAGGGACAGATCTATGCCATTATTCAAACGCCTCCGGGTTCAACACTTGAGCGTACCAATGATATTGCACGCCAGCTTCAGGAAATAGCCGAACATGTGGAAGGTATACAATCTGTATCTGCACTGGCAGGTTATGAAATTTTGACGGAAGGGCGTGGTTCAAACGCCGGTACGTGTTTGATCAACCTGAAAGCATGGAATGACAGGAAACTAACCGCTGTTCAGATCATTGAAGAACTGGAAGAAAAAGCTAAAGAAATTCCGGGAGCTACTATTGAGTTTTTCCAACCACCGGCAGTACCGGGTTACGGTGCAGCAGGCGGTTTCTCCTTACGTTTGTTAGATAAAACCAACACCGGTAACTATAAAGAGTTAGGCAAGGTGAATGACGACTTTATGGCTGCCCTGCGCAAGCGTAAAGAGCTTACCGGTTTGTTTACCTTCTTTGCGTCCAACTATCCTCAATATGAGTTAATTGTTGACAATAAGGCAGCCATGCAGAAGGGTGTATCAATTGAAAAAGCAATGGATAACCTCTCTATTTTAATAGGTAGTACCTATGAATTAGGCTTTATTCGTTTTGGTACCTTCTTTAAAGTTTACGTACAGGCATCACCGGAGTACAGACAGCTGCCTGATGATGTATTGAAGCTGTATGTAAAAAACAACCGTGATGAGATGGTGCCCTACTCATCCTTTATGAAGATAAAGAAAACGCAGGGACTTAACGAGATAACCCGCTTTAACATGTACCCTTCATCAGCTATAAACGGTGCGCCTGCAGCGGGTTATAGTAGCGGTGAGGCCATAGCAGCCATACAGGAAGTTGCAGAAAAAACACTTCCGCGTGGTTACGGTATTGACTGGATAGGCTTATCAAAAGATGAGGCCACCCGTGGTAACGAAGCGCTGTACATCTTCCTGATTGTATTGGTGTTTGTTTACCTGGTACTTGCCGCACAGTACGAAAGCTTCCTGTTACCATTCGCGGTAGTACTATCTCTGCCTGTAGGTATTTTTGGTGCGTTTATCCTCATTAAAATGATGGGACTTTCTAACGACATCTACGCGCAGGTGGGTTTAGTAATGTTGGTGGGCCTGTTAGGTAAAAACGCGGTACTGATTGTAGAGTTTGCCGTACAGCGTCGTCAGCATGGCGCAACGCTTGTTGACGCGGCTATTGAGGGCGCCAAAACCCGTTTCCGCCCAATCCTCATGACGTCGTTCGCATTTATTGCCGGTTTGATACCGCTGTTGTTCTCAACCGGTCCGGGTGCTATAGGTAACCGTACCATTGGTTCTTCATCAGCCGGGGGTATGCTTTTGGGTACCGTGTTCGGGGTAATAATCATTCCGGGCCTGTTTTACATTTTCGCTAAACTGGCCGATGGCAAGAAGATGATCAATGACGAAGACGAAGTTCCATTAACCGAAGAAATAGATCACAATGTATAA